A DNA window from Daucus carota subsp. sativus chromosome 3, DH1 v3.0, whole genome shotgun sequence contains the following coding sequences:
- the LOC108215166 gene encoding PRA1 family protein A1 → MDWGNVSGEDLIEALREVDWSSPPRPINEFFSRFTFPRSYAKWASRLKCNLYYYRTNYFIMIVLILGMGFLRRPVAILAALLTALTIALLNDSFAGTFSEKVTRTVRRFSPHLAAKMRPPLTPVIRGRPSAKRAIYICGRPRRVFVSIFSAASSLLWFVSCGLLTVLWAFAIGILATVIHASFRTPNLKARLNTFREEFRAVWRNYSDI, encoded by the exons ATGGATTGGGGGAACGTGAGTGGAGAAGATCTGATCGAAGCTCTAAGGGAAGTGGATTGGTCATCACCACCTAGGCCCATCAATGAGTTCTTCTCAAGATTCACTTTTCCAAGATCTTATGCTAAGTGGGCTAGTCGGCTCAAGTGTAATCTCTATTA CTATAGGACCAATTATTTCATCATGATTGTGCTGATTCTTG GCATGGGGTTTCTGAGGAGGCCAGTTGCTATTCTTGCTGCCCTATTAACCGCTTTGACTATTGCCTTGTTGAATGATAG CTTTGCAGGCACTTTTAGTGAAAAAGTAACAAGAACTGTAAGGCGGTTTTCTCCACACTTAGCTGCAAAAATGAGGCCTCCACTCAC ACCTGTTATTCGAGGCCGACCTTCCGCTAAAAGAGCAATTTATATATGTGGACGGCCTCGTCGAGTGTTTGTCTCTATCTTCTCTGCTG CCAGTTCTCTACTTTGGTTCGTGTCATGTGGCCTTTTAACTGTTTTATGGGCTTTTGCCATTGGCATTCTTG CCACTGTGATCCATGCAAGTTTTAGAACACCCAACCTCAAAGCTCGTCTAAACACATTTCGTGAAGAATTCCGAGCAGTTTGGCGCAATTATAGTGATATATAA